A stretch of the Aphis gossypii isolate Hap1 chromosome 2, ASM2018417v2, whole genome shotgun sequence genome encodes the following:
- the LOC114125840 gene encoding uncharacterized protein LOC114125840: MNVYTNKNVLIDNWYEDKYGTFPSKNEGNRETTYQKDYRESVLPIRDNRVMRNIRERAMGLPITLFREHGIHNAYNKNTSSLYDLNCMAAYNPPPYRRYNSRSGLWEPEQNFTVNYGPGRCELLKKKQIIWNTVTKEFIPSTEYQCSYTVK, encoded by the exons ATGAATGTTTATACCAacaaaaacgttttaattgataattggtATGAGGATAAATACGGTACATTTCCATCAAAAAATGAAGGTAATAGAGAAACGACTTACCAAAAAGATTATCGGGAGAGTGTTTTGCCTATTCGAGATAACAGAGTTATGCGGAATATAAGAGAAAGAGCaatg ggaTTGCCAATTACATTGTTTCGTGAGCATGGTATTCACAATgcttacaataaaaacacgaGTTCTCTGTATGATTTAAATTGCATGGCTGCTTACAATCCACCACCCTACAGACGTTACAATTCACGATCTGGACTCTGGGAACCTGAACAAAATTTTACAGTTAATTATGGACCAGGACGATGtgaattgttgaaaaaaaaacagataattTGGAACACTGTTACAAAAGAATTTATACCCAGTACTGAATATCAATGTAGTTATACagtaaaatag
- the LOC114125780 gene encoding uncharacterized protein LOC114125780, translating to MHFRKYPASSDKCPEDKSNNICAMCNNYSLLSLIRRLITITVIVILYGIFGHRVDAATDNDTSRKPPSRLKPRFLNGYYVTWPTNLDGTMSYCDADTPPQKPPPHIYYVPDNVVFTRMQMAGDRAFIVSPRYRPGVPFTLGYVPLTDCVTNTTILNSSLNTKHKRNNNYGYHSISPYPSLCAHCQFTKHSTQYKGKENPCDSEGLVNVVDVYLGPDGILWILDIGVVDTLTSPDRTSKPKKYNDPKVLGIDVTTGTTVHKIMLGKLMKPTHTREEWIKMIARSLCSIVVEYDDNGDKDTSAGESRTKRKKTVDENGTTNEVIRNQRLPRNKSEDNGNCSYCSEADPPVVRNRRHTNDMSSSVTKPKPVAVYVGDACTHDRFKGLIMVWLVNDCRGIRVILPPSVSAVEDDDSCDGDLDPSRNTLHMALLDDFGGQRRRRHLYFTYGRHPDAYRIPVTAFRVHGRGDGAGFADLRLSSCPSTGRSRCVMNVGRKPISGGGSIGRPLVPVDSAYGAQWYFRDPAAIRRGDLYVWDARRTFHPEYFEMVVHGHVTAVASVQHSGCSSVPFSDRCLPPNRRRRRDTEREKDTGREKDAGREKDTDQGKDTEQQGKETGRGKDKGRSKDKGRGKDRGRGKGTRCEQDYGCNDDDDDPCESCNDASDALIKNGTATGNKRPIGGRLSPGCMEITSVDYENIEPTGTTAGGYVLWALQSNIQDWVNGQTGRFGMTALLCPIVCNTAGD from the exons ATGCATTTTCGGAAATATCCTGCGAGTTCCGATAAGTGCCCGGAAGATAAATCCAACAATATCTGCGCCATgtgcaataattattcattactgTCATTAATACGTCGTCTAATAACCATCACCGTTATTGTTATTCTCTACGGTATCTTCGGACACCGTGTCGATGCGGCCACTGATAACGACACTAGCCGGAAACCTCCGAGTCGTCTGAAACCAAGATTTTTGAACGGATACTACGTGACATGGCCTACCAATCTCGACGGGACGATGTCGTATTGCGACGCAGACACACCGCCACAGAAGCCACCGCCGCACATTTATTACGTGCCGGACAACGTGGTCTTCACCCGTATGCAGATGGCCGGAGACAGGGCGTTTATCGTGTCCCCGAGATATAG ACCAGGTGTACCGTTTACTTTGGGTTATGTTCCATTAACTGATTGTGTGACAAATACGACGATTTTAAATAGCAGTTTGAATACCAAACACAAACGCAATAACAATTATGGTTATCATTCAATATCACCATATCCATCACTTTGTGCACATTGTCAATTTACCAAGCACTCAACACAGTATAAAGGCAAAGAAAATCCATGTGATAGTGAAGGACTTGTGAACGTAGTAGACGTGTACTTGGGTCCAGACGGTATACTTTGGATACTTGATATTGGCGTTGTCGATACGTTAACGTCACCTGATCGTACTagcaaaccaaaaaaatacaatgaccCAAAGGTTTTAGGTATTGATGTAACTACTGGTACT ACAGTACACAAGATAATGCTGGGAAAACTGATGAAGCCTACGCACACCCGCGAGGAGTGGATAAAGATGATAGCTCGATCGTTATGCTCCATAGTTGTGGAATACGACGACAACGGTGACAAAGACACTTCGGCGGGCGAGTCAAGAACAAAGAGAAAGAAGACGGTAGACGAGAACGGCACGACCAACGAAGTCATAAGAAACCAACGATTACCGCGGAATAAATCGGAAGACAACGGTAACTGCAGTTATTGTAGCGAAGCCGATCCTCCGGTAGTCCGCAATCGTAGACATACGAACGACATGTCGTCGAGCGTGACCAAACCAAAACCAGTGGCGGTGTACGTGGGTGACGCGTGCACCCACGACCGGTTCAAAGGTTTGATCATGGTATGGCTGGTGAACGACTGCCGCGGCATCCGCGTGATCCTGCCGCCGTCCGTTTCTGCCGTAGAGGACGATGACAGCTGCGACGGCGACCTGGACCCGAGCCGGAACACCCTGCACATGGCGCTGTTGGACGACTTTGGCGGCCAACGCCGGCGTCGACACCTGTACTTCACGTACGGCCGACACCCGGACGCGTACCGAATCCCGGTTACCGCGTTCCGGGTCCACGGCCGTGGCGACGGTGCGGGGTTCGCCGATCTGAGGTTGTCCAGCTGTCCGTCGACCGGCAGAAGCCGGTGCGTGATGAACGTTGGCCGCAAACCGATCAGTGGCGGCGGCAGCATCGGTAGACCCCTGGTTCCGGTCGACTCGGCTTACGGCGCACAGTGGTATTTCCGCGATCCCGCGGCCATCCGTCGGGGAGACTTGTACGTCTGGGACGCCCGCCGAACGTTTCACCCGGAATATTTCGAGATGGTCGTGCACGGTCACGTGACGGCGGTGGCCAGCGTTCAGCACAGCGGTTGTTCGTCCGTTCCCTTCAGTGACCGTTGTTTGCCACCGAACAGGAGACGTCGACGAGATACCGAGCGCGAAAAGGATACGGGACGCGAGAAGGACGCGGGGCGCGAGAAAGACACGGATCAAGGAAAGGACACGGAACAACAAGGAAAGGAAACGGGACGTGGCAAAGACAAGGGACGTAGTAAGGACAAGGGTCGCGGGAAGGACAGGGGACGCGGGAAGGGCACGAGATGTGAACAAGACTATGGCtgcaacgacgacgacgatgacccGTGCGAAAGTTGCAACGACGCCAGCGATGCACTGATCAAAAACGGGACAGCCACCGGAAACAAGCGTCCCATTGGCGGTCGACTGTCCCCAGGCTGCATGGAAATAACGTCTGTGGACTATGAGAACATCGAACCAACGGGTACGACCGCGGGTGGTTATGTCCTGTGGGCGTTACAATCCAATATTCAGGATTGGGTGAATGGTCAAACTGGACGTTTTGGTATGACCGCGTTACTGTGTCCGATCGTGTGCAATACCGCGGGCGattga